The following are encoded in a window of Mycolicibacterium tusciae JS617 genomic DNA:
- a CDS encoding SDR family NAD(P)-dependent oxidoreductase codes for MQLNGATALVTGTNRGLGHHLAVELLRRGAKVYATARRPELVDIPGAEVVHLDITDQSSVDAAAALAGDVDVLINNAAFTAGGNLVTGDLDAIRMVMESNYYGALAMIRAFAPILARNGGGAILNVLSAAAWTTVDGNTAYAAAKAAEWGLTNGVRVELAGQGTLVTALVPGLIGTQTLFDYAEAAGIALPEGSVVDPADLARVALDGLEAGEIEILDRLSAEAKATLSGPPRAFDLGHAAAR; via the coding sequence ATGCAACTGAACGGCGCGACCGCACTAGTTACCGGCACCAACCGTGGACTCGGCCACCACCTCGCCGTCGAGTTATTGCGACGCGGGGCGAAGGTCTACGCGACCGCCCGGCGCCCCGAACTCGTCGACATTCCCGGTGCCGAGGTGGTGCACCTCGATATCACCGATCAGTCGTCGGTCGACGCGGCAGCGGCGCTCGCCGGTGACGTCGATGTGTTGATCAACAATGCCGCGTTCACCGCCGGCGGGAACCTCGTGACCGGCGACCTGGACGCGATCCGAATGGTGATGGAGTCGAATTACTATGGCGCGCTTGCGATGATCCGAGCGTTCGCACCGATCCTCGCTCGTAACGGCGGCGGTGCCATCCTCAATGTTCTGTCGGCCGCGGCGTGGACCACCGTCGATGGCAACACTGCCTACGCTGCCGCCAAAGCGGCGGAGTGGGGGCTGACCAATGGGGTGCGGGTCGAACTTGCCGGCCAGGGAACGCTCGTCACCGCCCTCGTGCCCGGGCTGATTGGCACCCAGACGCTGTTCGACTACGCCGAAGCCGCCGGGATCGCGCTCCCCGAAGGGTCCGTGGTCGACCCGGCCGATCTTGCGAGGGTCGCTCTCGACGGGCTCGAGGCCGGAGAAATCGAGATCCTGGACCGGCTCAGCGCCGAAGCGAAGGCCACCCTCAGCGGTCCTCCGCGCGCGTTCGATCTCGGACACGCTGCGGCTCGGTGA
- a CDS encoding TetR/AcrR family transcriptional regulator: MPPPARPLRSDAVRNRESLLAAAEDEFAARGLDASVADIARRAGVAKGTVFRHFATKEELIAAVVARYVTELRDVARRLLDSPEPGAALLEFLTVAADQRHQRDLTIVMSASADDPNVLQLRDDLHAGVVALVDRARDSGAIRRDITGTDVFVLICAPVHAVEYLSAPPPDLWRRYLAIIFDGFRPEGASPLPQPAPSWP; encoded by the coding sequence GTGCCCCCACCTGCCCGCCCGCTGCGTTCCGATGCGGTACGGAACCGCGAATCGCTGCTGGCTGCAGCCGAGGATGAATTCGCAGCGCGGGGCTTGGATGCCTCGGTCGCCGACATCGCCCGCCGGGCGGGGGTCGCAAAAGGGACGGTTTTCCGTCATTTCGCGACGAAGGAAGAGCTGATCGCCGCTGTCGTCGCACGGTATGTGACGGAGTTGAGAGACGTTGCCCGACGGCTGCTGGATTCACCCGAGCCGGGGGCTGCGCTTCTGGAGTTCCTGACGGTGGCCGCGGACCAGCGCCACCAACGCGACCTGACCATCGTGATGTCGGCGAGCGCTGACGACCCGAACGTGCTGCAGCTTCGGGACGACCTACACGCGGGCGTCGTAGCGTTGGTTGACCGGGCGCGCGACAGCGGCGCCATTCGGCGGGACATCACCGGAACGGATGTCTTCGTGCTGATATGCGCCCCAGTTCACGCGGTCGAGTATCTGTCCGCGCCTCCCCCAGATCTATGGCGGCGATATCTCGCCATCATCTTCGATGGCTTTCGTCCTGAAGGCGCCAGCCCACTGCCGCAACCTGCGCCGAGCTGGCCCTGA
- a CDS encoding FGGY-family carbohydrate kinase, which produces MYDRLWLGIDVGTQSVRVFAIDDDGQVAGSGSTALSGQRRGRRHEQDPERWWEAVVEASIAALNGLDGGAVAGLAVDATSGTILLTDQAGRPRTAGLMYDDARATEEARLVDEAGEPVWASLGYFRMQPSWALPKLIWLLRHRPELTTGDLRLCHQADLITARLIGHPVATDTTNALKSGYDVIEEQWPDEVFDRLGVPPSMLPEVVRPGTVLGVVSAAAASLTGIPAGTPVVAGMTDGCAAQLGAGAVEAGSWNSVLGTTLVLKGVSKRLIRDPNGVVYCHRGPNDTWLPGAASNSGAGVIAQRFGDKDLDVLTAQAERMPVGPVAYPLVARAERFPFVSRNAEAFVIGDARDDAAMFAALLLGVACVERLCIDYLDLLGASTDGPLTMTGGGTRNRYWSQLRVDLIGRSVRLPAQAEPAMGMAVLASTLAGRSVVEAARSMVRSYLELTPDPTRAPVLLQRYGDFVEALTARGWLDDRTASHARKGANQ; this is translated from the coding sequence GTGTACGACCGGTTATGGCTCGGGATAGACGTGGGCACCCAGAGCGTCCGTGTGTTTGCCATCGACGATGACGGGCAGGTGGCCGGATCCGGCTCGACCGCGCTTAGTGGTCAACGCCGGGGTCGGCGACATGAACAAGATCCCGAGCGATGGTGGGAGGCGGTGGTTGAGGCATCCATCGCAGCTCTGAACGGTCTCGATGGCGGTGCCGTCGCCGGGCTCGCCGTCGATGCGACGTCGGGAACCATTCTGCTCACCGATCAGGCGGGACGCCCACGGACCGCCGGTCTGATGTATGACGATGCCCGTGCAACGGAAGAGGCCCGTCTCGTTGACGAGGCAGGGGAACCGGTATGGGCTTCGCTTGGCTATTTCCGAATGCAGCCATCGTGGGCTCTGCCCAAGCTCATTTGGTTGCTGCGGCACCGGCCGGAGCTAACGACAGGCGATCTGCGGCTGTGCCATCAGGCTGACCTGATCACCGCTCGGCTGATAGGACATCCCGTCGCCACCGACACCACCAACGCCCTGAAGTCGGGCTATGACGTGATCGAGGAGCAATGGCCCGACGAGGTTTTCGACCGCCTCGGTGTGCCACCGAGCATGTTGCCGGAGGTGGTTCGCCCGGGAACCGTTCTCGGTGTCGTAAGCGCGGCGGCGGCGTCTCTCACCGGGATTCCCGCTGGTACACCGGTGGTGGCCGGCATGACCGACGGGTGCGCGGCACAACTGGGCGCCGGCGCCGTCGAAGCGGGGTCGTGGAACTCGGTGTTGGGCACCACGCTCGTGCTCAAAGGCGTCTCGAAACGGCTGATCCGCGACCCGAACGGAGTTGTTTACTGTCATCGCGGACCGAACGACACCTGGCTACCGGGCGCGGCGTCAAACAGCGGCGCGGGGGTCATTGCGCAGCGGTTCGGCGACAAGGATCTGGATGTACTGACTGCTCAAGCGGAGCGAATGCCTGTGGGTCCCGTGGCTTATCCGCTAGTGGCGAGGGCAGAACGGTTCCCGTTCGTGTCGCGCAACGCGGAAGCGTTTGTTATCGGCGACGCTCGCGACGATGCGGCGATGTTCGCGGCGCTATTGCTGGGGGTGGCATGTGTCGAGCGGCTCTGCATCGACTACCTCGACCTGCTTGGGGCGTCCACAGACGGCCCGCTGACGATGACTGGCGGTGGCACCCGCAACCGTTACTGGTCGCAGCTTCGCGTTGATCTGATTGGAAGATCGGTCCGACTGCCCGCCCAAGCGGAACCAGCGATGGGTATGGCGGTCTTGGCTTCAACACTTGCAGGACGATCTGTCGTCGAGGCTGCGCGCAGCATGGTGCGAAGTTATCTCGAACTCACACCTGACCCGACTCGAGCTCCGGTGTTGCTTCAACGCTACGGCGATTTCGTCGAGGCGCTGACGGCGCGGGGATGGCTCGACGACAGGACCGCCTCGCACGCTCGAAAGGGAGCGAACCAGTAA
- a CDS encoding IS3 family transposase (programmed frameshift), whose amino-acid sequence MASNKRRRHTPDQIIRKLAEGNKLLGAGQELDEVCRHLQIAESTWHRWLAQYGGMKANEAKRLKELEAENTRLKKLVANQALDIDMLKEIFGGKLLTPNRKRRAVTALRDRFGVSERRACTVVGLHRSTMRLTPPPITTEEAELRAWLRRFSTDRPRWGWRRAAKMARRAGWQVNNKRIRRLWREEGLRVPQRRKKKRLTGIGIAVGAMSPIRPNVIWAMDFQFDTTADGRTLKMLNVIDEFTREALAIEVDRGIDADGVVDVLDRLALHHGAPHYVRFDNGPEFVAHAVSDWCRFNSAGSLFIDPGSPWQNAWIESFNGRLRDELLNSWRFDSLLEARVIIEDWRVDYNANRPHSAHGELTPAEFALQWTTTHQPQVA is encoded by the exons ATGGCATCGAACAAGCGCCGGCGGCATACGCCGGATCAGATCATCCGCAAGCTCGCCGAGGGCAACAAGCTCCTGGGGGCCGGCCAGGAGCTCGACGAGGTGTGCCGACACCTGCAGATCGCGGAGTCGACGTGGCATCGCTGGCTTGCCCAGTACGGCGGCATGAAAGCCAACGAGGCCAAACGGCTCAAAGAACTCGAGGCCGAGAACACCCGATTGAAGAAGTTGGTCGCCAACCAGGCCCTCGACATCGACATGCTCAAGGAGATCT TCGGCGGGAAACTTCTGACCCCGAACCGCAAGCGCCGCGCCGTCACGGCGCTGCGCGACCGGTTCGGGGTTTCCGAGCGCCGCGCCTGCACAGTGGTTGGCCTGCACCGTTCCACGATGCGCCTGACACCGCCGCCGATCACCACCGAGGAGGCCGAGTTGCGCGCCTGGCTGCGCCGGTTCTCCACTGACCGGCCCCGCTGGGGATGGCGGCGGGCAGCCAAGATGGCCCGCCGAGCCGGCTGGCAGGTCAACAACAAGCGCATCCGTCGTCTGTGGCGCGAGGAGGGCCTCCGCGTCCCGCAGCGCCGCAAGAAGAAGCGTCTGACCGGTATCGGTATCGCCGTGGGCGCGATGTCACCGATTCGTCCGAACGTCATCTGGGCGATGGACTTCCAGTTCGACACCACCGCCGATGGCCGCACCTTGAAGATGTTGAACGTCATCGACGAGTTCACCCGCGAAGCCCTCGCGATCGAAGTCGATCGTGGCATCGACGCCGACGGCGTCGTCGACGTGCTGGATCGCCTGGCTCTGCACCACGGTGCGCCGCACTACGTGCGCTTCGACAACGGTCCCGAGTTCGTGGCCCACGCGGTCAGTGATTGGTGCCGATTCAACAGTGCTGGTTCACTTTTCATCGATCCGGGCTCGCCTTGGCAGAACGCCTGGATCGAGTCGTTCAACGGCAGGCTTCGTGATGAACTGCTCAACTCATGGCGCTTCGACTCGCTCCTGGAAGCCCGCGTGATCATCGAGGACTGGCGGGTCGACTACAACGCCAACAGGCCCCACTCCGCCCATGGCGAGCTCACCCCTGCCGAGTTCGCTCTACAGTGGACCACGACCCACCAACCCCAAGTCGCATAG
- a CDS encoding IS256 family transposase, which produces MKKSNQIQSVEVSASAVPERVSVAMSEIAENMSEGLLALAVGAGLQVMAALMEADVTALAGPKGRHDGARRAVRHGRERGSVTLGGRRVPVTRPRVRAADGTGELAVASYELFSSTEILGKMAMEKMLAGLSTRRYPVGLEPVGVQVAETCSATSKSAVSRRFVAMTETALAELLAADLSGLDLVALMIDGVHFAESCCVVAMGIGIDGVKHPLALVEGSTENATLVTELLVDLRERGLDVTRPMLVGLDGSKALRKAVLDVLDHPVIQRCQLHKIRNVKDHLPQRLRTTVGRRMTDAYHAGSALEAEAALLGLAKELDRTHPGAAASVREGLDETLTVLRLGVPPTLARTLRSTNCIESMISVCREHAGNVKRWRDGQMALRWCAAGMIEAGKQFRRVNGHLHLPSLRSALERETAESVVPEVHNDQVSAA; this is translated from the coding sequence ATGAAGAAGAGTAACCAGATTCAGTCCGTCGAGGTGAGCGCATCCGCGGTTCCCGAACGGGTCAGTGTGGCGATGAGCGAGATCGCCGAAAACATGAGCGAGGGCCTGCTGGCGTTGGCTGTCGGCGCGGGCCTGCAGGTGATGGCGGCGTTGATGGAGGCCGACGTGACCGCGTTGGCGGGCCCGAAGGGCCGCCATGACGGCGCGCGTCGGGCGGTGCGGCATGGTCGTGAACGCGGCTCGGTGACCTTGGGTGGGCGGCGGGTGCCGGTGACCCGGCCTCGGGTGCGCGCCGCCGACGGGACGGGCGAGTTGGCGGTGGCGTCCTATGAGCTGTTCAGTTCCACCGAGATCCTAGGCAAGATGGCGATGGAGAAGATGCTGGCCGGGCTGTCCACTCGCCGTTACCCGGTTGGGCTGGAGCCGGTCGGCGTCCAGGTCGCCGAAACGTGTTCGGCAACAAGCAAGTCGGCGGTTTCGCGGCGGTTCGTGGCGATGACCGAGACCGCGCTGGCCGAATTGCTGGCCGCTGATCTGTCCGGGCTGGATCTGGTGGCGTTGATGATCGACGGGGTGCACTTCGCCGAGTCGTGTTGCGTCGTGGCGATGGGGATCGGCATCGACGGGGTCAAGCATCCGCTGGCGTTGGTGGAGGGCTCCACGGAGAACGCCACGTTGGTCACCGAGCTGCTGGTGGACCTGCGCGAGCGTGGCCTGGACGTCACCCGCCCGATGCTGGTCGGTCTGGACGGGTCCAAGGCGCTGCGCAAGGCGGTGCTCGACGTGCTCGATCACCCCGTCATCCAGCGCTGTCAGCTGCACAAGATTCGGAACGTGAAAGACCATTTGCCCCAACGCCTTCGAACCACCGTAGGCCGCAGGATGACTGATGCCTACCACGCCGGATCAGCGTTGGAGGCCGAAGCCGCGCTGCTGGGGTTGGCCAAGGAACTCGACCGCACCCATCCCGGCGCGGCGGCGAGTGTGCGCGAGGGGCTCGATGAGACGCTCACGGTGCTGCGCCTGGGTGTGCCGCCCACCCTGGCCCGCACCTTGCGCTCGACCAACTGCATCGAGTCGATGATCTCGGTCTGCCGCGAACACGCCGGCAACGTCAAGCGCTGGCGCGACGGGCAGATGGCGCTGCGTTGGTGTGCGGCCGGGATGATCGAGGCCGGCAAGCAGTTCCGCCGGGTGAACGGCCACCTGCACCTGCCGTCACTGCGATCAGCCCTCGAACGCGAGACCGCCGAATCTGTCGTACCCGAAGTGCACAATGATCAAGTGAGCGCAGCCTGA
- a CDS encoding HAD-IIA family hydrolase, whose translation MRTIGEPAIGAESLIAEYSAVICDLDGVVYRGAAPVPGAVETLNRLSANDIPVVFATNNASRSPDAVGDHLHELGIGRDGWIVVTSSQAAAAYLAARLPKRTAVLAVGGPGVVQALTDVGLVPVRVSELAGASVEAVVQGLGVDVTWSELAEVGYRVEAGATWVVTNLDIMLPTSRGPAPGNGALVMAVQTATTVIPHVVGKPGRALFDLARATLGVEQAETVVCGDRLDTDIEGANAAGLDSLLVLSGASGLKDLAFAAPTARPTYVAAGLTGLLEPGVRLCAAPDDVVEPVPDAVPHNWGNGDDGRLLRSVVTTTWAALDAGRAVSEDTGIWRRLEGQLGLGRSQPPSETGGQR comes from the coding sequence ATGCGCACGATTGGCGAGCCCGCCATCGGGGCCGAATCTCTTATTGCCGAATACTCGGCGGTGATCTGCGATCTCGACGGTGTCGTGTATCGCGGCGCGGCGCCCGTACCCGGCGCCGTCGAGACCCTGAACCGGCTATCCGCGAACGACATACCAGTCGTTTTCGCGACCAACAACGCATCTCGCTCGCCCGACGCCGTCGGCGACCATCTCCACGAGCTCGGCATCGGGCGAGACGGGTGGATAGTGGTAACCAGTTCCCAGGCGGCCGCGGCATACCTCGCGGCGCGGCTACCCAAGCGGACCGCTGTACTTGCGGTCGGGGGGCCAGGGGTCGTGCAGGCACTCACTGACGTCGGACTGGTCCCGGTTCGCGTCTCGGAGTTGGCTGGCGCATCCGTCGAGGCGGTGGTCCAGGGCCTTGGGGTCGACGTCACCTGGAGTGAACTCGCGGAGGTCGGCTACCGCGTCGAGGCTGGGGCGACCTGGGTGGTCACCAACCTCGACATCATGCTCCCGACGTCGCGCGGGCCGGCACCGGGCAATGGTGCGTTGGTCATGGCCGTGCAGACGGCGACGACCGTGATCCCGCACGTGGTCGGCAAGCCGGGTAGGGCACTCTTCGACCTGGCACGCGCCACGCTCGGCGTCGAACAAGCGGAGACCGTTGTGTGCGGTGACCGGCTGGACACCGACATCGAGGGTGCCAACGCTGCCGGTCTGGACTCCTTGCTGGTCCTGAGCGGGGCCTCAGGTCTGAAGGACCTTGCGTTCGCCGCGCCGACCGCCCGTCCGACATATGTGGCCGCCGGCCTGACCGGATTGCTCGAGCCCGGCGTGCGCCTGTGTGCGGCTCCGGACGACGTCGTCGAGCCCGTGCCCGATGCCGTTCCGCACAACTGGGGCAATGGCGACGACGGCCGCTTGTTGCGGTCCGTCGTGACGACGACGTGGGCAGCCCTCGACGCCGGTCGGGCGGTCTCCGAAGACACCGGTATATGGCGGCGACTCGAGGGACAGCTTGGTCTCGGCCGCAGCCAACCACCTTCGGAAACCGGAGGACAACGATGA
- a CDS encoding HAD family hydrolase has protein sequence MSRLEAVIFDVDGTLVDSERDGHRVAFNEAFEEAGLTDYWDVDTYGQLLKITGGAKRLRFWLENNGRSPDEAAGLAKRLHKRKTQIMRRLIADGHIQARPGTHQLVDVLEASGVAMHVATTGTRAWVEPLLKHAFGDRFETVITGTEVSDLKPSPAVYLEVLRRTGCKPGRAVAIEDSANGVQAAVAAGLRCLAAYNSYTRNDDLSGATLVADGLTDPALVGWFHDRLGG, from the coding sequence ATGAGCCGCCTCGAAGCAGTCATCTTCGACGTCGACGGCACGCTCGTCGACAGCGAGCGAGATGGCCACCGGGTGGCCTTCAACGAGGCGTTTGAGGAGGCCGGGCTCACCGATTACTGGGACGTCGACACCTATGGGCAGTTGCTGAAGATCACCGGAGGCGCGAAGCGGTTAAGGTTCTGGCTCGAGAACAACGGCAGGTCACCGGACGAGGCCGCTGGGCTCGCGAAGCGACTGCACAAGCGGAAGACGCAAATCATGCGCCGTCTGATCGCGGATGGGCACATACAGGCCCGGCCCGGCACTCACCAGTTGGTCGATGTGCTGGAGGCGAGCGGTGTTGCGATGCACGTCGCGACAACCGGCACACGCGCGTGGGTCGAACCTCTTCTGAAGCATGCCTTCGGCGACAGATTCGAAACAGTGATAACCGGAACCGAGGTTTCCGACCTGAAGCCCAGCCCGGCTGTGTACCTCGAGGTGTTGCGCAGGACGGGCTGCAAGCCCGGGCGTGCGGTCGCCATTGAGGACTCCGCGAACGGTGTGCAGGCCGCGGTCGCCGCCGGTCTGCGCTGTTTGGCCGCATACAACTCGTACACCCGAAACGACGACCTGTCCGGGGCGACGCTCGTCGCAGACGGGCTCACCGACCCGGCGCTCGTCGGGTGGTTCCACGACCGCCTGGGCGGTTAG
- the rpe gene encoding ribulose-phosphate 3-epimerase — translation MTDSSVNQPLIVPSVLPADFARLGDEVGELCEAGVDRIQWDVMDGVFVPNLTFGPDVIAAARPHSTVGFEAHLMVVNPDELLGRYVDAGCELVIVHAEACTHLHRTLARIRDLGARSGVALNPHTPAEVVEHVLPVTDLVLPMTVNPGFGGQSYITAVEPKIARLRRMIDESGLPIELEVDGGITDETIRGASAAGADVFISGSWMYTYPEGKAAAVKQLRAAAIEITPHAEAAR, via the coding sequence ATGACCGACTCCAGCGTCAACCAGCCGCTCATCGTGCCGTCGGTGTTGCCTGCCGACTTCGCCCGTCTCGGTGACGAGGTGGGGGAGCTGTGCGAGGCGGGGGTGGACCGGATCCAGTGGGACGTCATGGACGGTGTCTTCGTCCCGAACCTCACCTTCGGCCCCGACGTCATCGCGGCAGCGCGCCCGCACAGCACCGTCGGGTTCGAAGCTCATCTCATGGTCGTCAACCCCGACGAGCTCCTGGGGCGGTATGTCGACGCGGGATGCGAGCTGGTCATCGTGCACGCCGAAGCCTGTACCCACCTCCACCGCACCCTGGCGCGCATCCGCGACCTCGGCGCGCGCAGCGGCGTCGCGCTGAACCCGCACACTCCCGCCGAGGTTGTCGAGCATGTCCTGCCCGTGACAGACCTGGTCCTCCCCATGACCGTCAACCCGGGATTCGGCGGCCAGTCCTACATCACCGCCGTGGAGCCGAAGATCGCGCGCCTGCGACGGATGATCGACGAATCCGGGCTACCCATCGAACTCGAGGTCGACGGCGGCATCACAGACGAAACCATCCGTGGCGCTTCCGCCGCCGGCGCCGATGTCTTCATCTCCGGCTCGTGGATGTACACGTACCCGGAAGGCAAGGCGGCCGCTGTCAAACAGTTGCGCGCTGCCGCGATCGAGATAACGCCACACGCCGAGGCAGCCAGGTGA
- a CDS encoding glycoside hydrolase family 15 protein gives MVNEARRGLGVEQSHFPPIEDYAFLSDCETTALIAPDGAVEWLCLPRMDSPSVFGAILDRDAGHFRIGPAGVDVPSARRYVPGTLVVETSWWTPGGWLVVTDALLMGPWHHENERSESHRRAPTDYDAAHVLLRVLRCVNGRVQVDVDCTPSFDYGRSPPCWSYTGDGYHEAIAEADPYVAGQAAPQGAGTRLRLTTDLNIGFEGPTATARTLLKEGERRFVALSWSKHAPPATLGDALHQLRWTCHHWQHWLDRGTFPDHRWRDHLQRSALTLKGLSYSPSGAMVAAATTSLPETPGGQRNWDYRYTWIRDTAKTLRALNALGLAWEANDFFRFVADVAGAADTDLQLMYGVDGERALTETALDHLSGYEGAQPVRVGNGAYNQRQHDVWGAIVRAIDLHTGPHHRVEDRLWRIVRTQVERALKHWREPDQGIWEVRSGAQHFTFSKVACWVAADAGARIAEVRGEDKLAARWRIAAEEIHADVLANAVDERGVFTQHYHTKALDASVLLIPLFGFLPPSDERVRATVLAIADELTEEEMVLRYRLDETEDGLSGEEGTFTICSFWLVSALVEIGELARAKTLCGKLLASASSLGLYAEEIDPHSGRHLGNFPQAFTHLALINAVTAVIRAERRHDIPRDVTLPSTPVGVSAAGVIRSDEHTPRSERPRQ, from the coding sequence TTGGTCAATGAGGCGAGGCGTGGGCTCGGTGTGGAGCAGAGCCATTTTCCGCCGATCGAGGACTATGCGTTCTTATCCGACTGCGAGACGACGGCGCTGATCGCGCCCGACGGGGCAGTGGAGTGGCTGTGCTTGCCACGAATGGACTCGCCCAGCGTGTTCGGCGCCATCCTGGATCGCGACGCCGGACACTTCCGAATCGGTCCCGCCGGGGTCGACGTCCCTTCCGCACGCCGCTACGTACCCGGCACGCTGGTGGTCGAGACCAGCTGGTGGACGCCGGGTGGCTGGCTGGTCGTCACTGACGCCTTGCTGATGGGGCCATGGCATCACGAGAACGAGCGCTCGGAGTCGCATCGCCGGGCGCCCACAGACTACGACGCGGCGCACGTATTGCTGCGCGTGCTTCGTTGTGTCAACGGCCGGGTGCAGGTGGACGTCGACTGCACGCCCTCGTTCGACTACGGCCGCTCACCGCCCTGCTGGTCCTACACTGGCGACGGCTACCACGAGGCAATCGCCGAGGCGGATCCTTATGTCGCAGGCCAGGCGGCTCCGCAAGGCGCCGGAACTCGGTTACGCCTCACGACCGATCTGAACATCGGGTTCGAGGGTCCGACAGCCACCGCACGCACGCTGCTGAAGGAGGGAGAGCGCAGGTTCGTCGCCTTGTCGTGGAGCAAACACGCGCCGCCGGCGACACTCGGCGACGCGCTGCATCAACTCCGCTGGACCTGCCACCACTGGCAGCATTGGCTCGATCGTGGCACGTTCCCTGACCATCGCTGGCGCGACCATCTTCAGCGCAGTGCATTAACGCTCAAGGGCCTGAGCTACTCCCCGTCCGGAGCGATGGTGGCGGCCGCAACGACGTCTCTCCCGGAAACTCCTGGCGGCCAGCGCAACTGGGACTATCGCTACACCTGGATACGCGACACCGCCAAGACGTTGCGGGCGCTGAATGCGTTGGGCCTCGCATGGGAGGCCAACGACTTCTTCCGGTTCGTCGCCGACGTGGCCGGAGCCGCGGATACCGACCTGCAGTTGATGTACGGCGTCGACGGTGAGCGCGCCCTCACCGAGACGGCCTTGGATCACCTGTCCGGATACGAGGGGGCGCAACCGGTCCGGGTCGGCAACGGCGCTTACAACCAACGTCAGCACGACGTGTGGGGCGCGATCGTGCGCGCGATCGACCTGCACACCGGTCCGCACCATCGCGTCGAAGACCGGCTGTGGCGGATCGTACGAACTCAGGTGGAGCGCGCGCTCAAGCATTGGCGCGAACCCGACCAGGGCATCTGGGAGGTGCGGTCCGGCGCACAGCACTTCACCTTCTCAAAGGTGGCCTGCTGGGTTGCCGCCGACGCCGGCGCGCGGATCGCAGAAGTGCGCGGCGAGGACAAGCTCGCCGCCCGGTGGCGCATCGCCGCCGAGGAAATCCACGCTGACGTGCTCGCCAACGCCGTCGACGAGCGCGGTGTGTTCACCCAGCACTACCACACCAAGGCCCTTGACGCCTCGGTGCTACTCATTCCGTTGTTCGGATTCCTGCCACCCAGCGACGAGCGGGTTCGCGCCACCGTGCTGGCGATCGCCGACGAGCTCACCGAGGAGGAAATGGTCCTGCGCTACCGCCTCGACGAAACCGAGGACGGCCTCAGCGGTGAGGAGGGCACCTTCACAATCTGCTCTTTCTGGCTCGTCTCCGCACTGGTCGAGATCGGCGAATTGGCGCGAGCCAAAACCTTGTGCGGAAAGCTGCTGGCGTCGGCAAGCAGCCTCGGGCTCTACGCCGAGGAGATCGACCCGCACAGCGGGCGGCACCTCGGAAACTTTCCGCAGGCGTTCACGCACCTGGCGCTGATCAACGCGGTAACCGCCGTGATCCGGGCGGAACGGCGGCACGACATTCCACGGGATGTCACCCTGCCTTCCACCCCCGTGGGTGTGTCCGCCGCGGGCGTGATCCGGTCGGATGAACACACACCCCGATCGGAAAGGCCGCGCCAATGA